The following are encoded together in the Astyanax mexicanus isolate ESR-SI-001 chromosome 8, AstMex3_surface, whole genome shotgun sequence genome:
- the LOC125780473 gene encoding uncharacterized protein LOC125780473 isoform X9 — translation MAHITHFRCGETGDPDLKREGNLYKCQCCSFRTDREHSMKYHVKNHLTLAVQHAGYLICKCSLMCRENSHFHCLYCHKTIIKKIQFITHLQLCSKTSPCPVDDTTRGPSSAPTACTCTESTAPTSSSPTPPPPVIPLPLVPDSLPPTSPQPTDALPPQKPPRLCGQRQHTVMCIHCGIEINKRNLRVHLLRKHTDNKKDITAQHHLSCECVDATNGIFAVAKSFTGPNTPIHVIKKNWGMNQQTRCEMDLCRINSEFAQRSNLHPFECQHVKSLTYCPPAKIYSPTLEEDTLTEMVHDKWFGNDKKNLCLQRQREANNGRAPLSCQVTVGGPPSKRFISVFEPNISYYSRLGRVLVSFDTKRIEWHCPCAKSRQSCIHKCIAKWHLFQTEQMLFRRVRIVEDDIQEVFTEGTEDVEEQQLDEGPRYPPEDAQLSRMVHYIFKNKKLPAVLPADVANARNVFPKHLVPLETICTECTENTLLSEPQLITSKATILTMTDVIEGISTYCKCCYRCGMIYRYQEWSDGVHNYDDHILLSLHLCIFLRNSLQTHQAIGSAVEALEKTCGKRFPSHQRVLYAYLHFEALTDHSYTFACVTCGYHPVTVVMDLHKKGVFSMPVSNIEVPPQDFDGKVNAEEFWEGVSLEMISRGLVPSNRQNPFVVCPSYHYWAPWIGRHTRSTSMVLNTEYSKVHTARTPDEASDFNITEDRLTDEILKLKMEAVRSLCKQCGIDSKGSRMDLVMRLRQEMQTRGTYDKIFSKVWGASGGWAVVTCPCAIVYAVKFNLRAESPRDFSDILLSMTHFPNLTLYDFARGLATHTNLREPESMPFSPYEGRLLEPTDNNVRLASAGQIKVSLPWLTSKKVVPDENGHPLTGSSEHYALYDRFHEANTKDKKDALRKIELIPEVCGWVNSQCAEQLFAGMRKNNHFLNMMTPTSHIFLVRNILHHYNNARNTKTLEEMKKALHVGMEIEFNSRGQTVMAAASAPGVSTASAAAPGVSRAAAAAPGVSTAAAAAAPGVSRASATPGVSRAAAAAPGVSRASAAPGVSRASATPGVSRAAAAAPGVSRASAAPGVSTAAAAAAPGVSRASATPGVSRAAAAAPGVSRASAAPGVSRASAAAPGMSAAAAAAAAPGVSRASATPGVSRAAATAPGVSRASAAPGVSRASAAAPGMSTAAAAAAAPGVSAAAAAAAAAAPGVSRASATPGVSRAAAAAPGVSRASANPGVSTTSAGAPGVSAEAISAPGLSVAEAAPVVSIVPQIAPKSVANCWRLTHLDHICASRNIWDFKLHKGLETLVNSALDSTQSAHEAIGSVGGTALKRSDFMSLGLDQEVEATIANCCFSICKIAAQQGKDVHAVDAYVVALNADPLLSLPHACYKACSRILDNC, via the exons ATGGCG cACATCACACACTTCAGATGTGGAGAGACAGGGGATCCTGATCTAAAAAGAGAAGGAAACCTGTACAAGTGCCAGTGTTGTTCTTTCAGAACAGACAGAGAACACAGCATGAAATATCATGTGAAGAACCATTTGACCCTGGCAGTGCAGCATGCAG GATACCTTATCTGTAAATGCAGTCTGATGTGCAGAGAAAATTCACATTTCCATTGCTTGTACTGccacaaaacaataataaagaaGATTCAGTTCATCACCCATTTACAATTGTGCAGTAAAACATCCCCTTGTCCTGTTGATGACACCACAAGAGGACCTTCTTCCGCTCCCACTGCTTGTACTTGCACAGAATCTACTGCTCCTACATCTTCTTCTCCAACTCCTCCTCCACCTGTTATTCCTCTACCACTGGTTCCTGATTCTCTTCCTCCAACTTCTCCTCAGCCTACTGATGCTTtaccaccacagaaaccacccagACTCTGTGGACAGAGGCAGCACACTGTCATGTGTATTCATTGTGGAATAGAGATAAACAAACGTAACTTAAGGGTACATCTACTGAGGAAACATACTGACAATAAGAAGGATATAACCGCACAGCATCATCTTAGTTGTGAGTGTGTTGATGCTACGAATGGCATTTTTGCCGTAGCAAAGTCATTTACAGGCCCCAATACACCTATTCACGTCATTAAAAAGAATTGGGGTATGAATCAGCAAACAAGATGTGAAATGGATCTGTGTAGGATCAACTCAGAATTTGCACAAAGAAGTAACTTACATCCATTTGAGTGTCAGCATGTTAAGTCCCTCACCTATTGCCCACCTGCTAAAATTTATTCTCCTACTCTTGAAGAGGATACTTTGACGGAAATGGTTCATGATAAGTGGTTTGGGAATGATAAAAAGAATCTATGTCTGCAACGGCAAAGAGAGGCAAATAATGGACGAGCCCCTCTGTCATGCCAGGTTACAGTAGGTGGGCCTCCATCAAAAagatttatttctgtgtttgagCCGAACATTTCTTATTATAGCAGGTTAGGTAGAGTGCTTGTTTCCTTTGACACAAAGAGGATTGAATGGCACTGCCCATGTGCAAAGTCTAGGCAGTCTTGCATTCACAAATGCATTGCAAAGTGGCATCTGTTTCAGACGGAACAGATGCTTTTCAGACGTGTTCGGATAGTGGAAGATGATATCCAGGAAGTATTTACAGAAGGTACAGAGGATGTGGAAGAACAGCAACTGGATGAAGGGCCACGGTATCCACCGGAAGATGCACAACTCTCACGAATGGTGCACTATATCTTCAAAAACAAGAAGCTTCCTGCAGTTCTCCCTGCTGATGTAGCCAATGCAAGAAATGTTTTCCCAAAGCACTTGGTTCCATTGGAGACCATTTGCACAGAATGCACAGAAAACACTCTACTTAGTGAACCTCAGCTTATCACTTCAAAAGCAACAATCTTGACTATGACAGATGTCATTGAAG GGATTTCAACATACTGCAAGTGCTGCTACAGGTGTGGTATGATCTATCGCTACCAGGAATGGTCTGATGGAGTTCACAACTATGATGACCACATACTTCTGTCCTTGCATCTCTGTATCTTCCTTCGCAACAGTCTCCAA ACTCACCAGGCTATTGGAAGTGCTGTAGAAGCATTAGAGAAGACGTGTGGTAAAAGATTTCCATCACATCAAAGAGTGTTGTATGCGTATCTCCATTTTGAGGCCCTGACAGATCACTCGTACACTTTTGCATGTGTAACGTGTGGTTACCATCCTGTAACAGTTGTCATGGACCTTCATAAAAAGGGAGTCTTTAGTATGCCTG TGAGCAACATTGAGGTACCACCTCAGGATTTTGATGGGAAAGTCAATGCTGAAGAGTTTTGGGAAGGGGTATCATTGGAAATGATCAGTCGTGGCTTGGTGCCAA gcAATAGACAAAACCCATTTGTGGTTTGTCCAAGCTACCATTACTGGGCCCCATGGATTGGTCGCCACACAAGAAGCACCAGTATGGTCTTAAACACAGAGTACAGTAAAGTCCATACAGCCCGCACTCCAGATGAAGCATCTGACTTCAACATCACAGAGGACCGTCTCACAGACGAGATTCTTAAACTTAAG ATGGAAGCTGTGCGTAGTTTATGCAAGCAGTGTGGCATAGACTCCAAGGGCTCCAGAATGGACTTAGTTATGAGGTTGCGCCAAGAAATGCAAACCCGAGGAACATATGACAAAATCTTTTCTAAGGTCTGGGGAGCATCTG GTGGATGGGCTGTGGTTACCTGTCCCTGTGCTATTGTGTACGCCGTAAAATTTAACCTAAGGGCAGAGAGCCCAAGAGATTTTTCAGACATTCTATTATCAATGACTCATTTCCCCAATCTGACATTGTATGATTTTGCCAGAGGGCTGGCAACCCATACAAATCTGAGGGAGCCAGAGTCTATGCCTTTTAGCCCCTATGAGGGCAGGCTGCTTGAACCAACAGACAACAATGTCAGACTGGCTTCAGCAGGGCAGATTAAAGTGAGTTTGCCTTGGCTGACAAGTAAAAAGGTTGTACCTGATGAAAATGGTCACCCCCTGACAGGGTCATCAGAGCATTATGCTCTATATGACCGCTTCCATGAGGCAAACACAAAAGACAAAAAGGATGCTTTGCGCAAAATAGAACTTATTCCAGAGGTATGTGGCTGGGTCAATAGCCAGTGTGCTGAGCAGCTTTTTGCTGGCATGAGGAAGAACAATCACTTCCTTAACATGATGACTCCCACATCACATATATTTTTAGTGCGAAATATTTTGCACCACTACAACAATGCACGCAACACAAAGACTCTTGAAGAGATGAAGAAAGCATTACATGTTGGAATGGAAATAGAGTTCAATTCAAGGGGACAGACAGTAATGG CAGCAGCATCGGCACCTGGAGTGTCCACAGCATCAGCAGCGGCCCCTGGAGtgtccagagcagcagcagcggcccctggagtgtccacagcagcagcagcagcggcccctggtgtgtccagagcatcagccacccctggagtgtccagagcagcagcagcagcccctggtgtgtccagagcatcagcagcccctggtgtgtccagagcatcagccacccctggagtgtccagagcagcagcagcggcccctGGTGTGTCCAGAGCATCAGCGGCCCCTGGAGTGTccacagcagcagcggcagcggcccctggtgtgtccagagcatcagccacccctggagtgtccagagcagcagcagcggcccctGGTGTGTCCAGAGCATCAGCGGCCCCTGGAGTGTCCAGAGCATCAGCAGCGGCCCCTGGAAtgtccgcagcagcagcagcagcggcggcccCTGGTGTGTCCAGAGCATCAGCCACACCTGGAGTGTCCAGAGCAGCAGCAACGGCCCCTGGTGTGTCCAGAGCATCAGCGGCCCCTGGAGTGTCCAGAGCATCAGCAGCGGCCCCTGGAAtgtccacagcagcagcagcggcggcggcccctggtgtgtccgcagcagcagcagcagcagcagcggcggcccctggtgtgtccagagcatcagccacccctggagtgtccagagcagcagcagcggcccctGGTGTGTCCAGAGCATCAGCGAACCCTGGAGTGTCCACAACATCAGCAGGGGCCCCTGGTGTGTCCGCAGAAGCAATATCGGCCCCTGGTTTGTCCGTAGCAGAAGCAGCACCTGTTGTATCCATAGTACCTCAAATAGCACCAAAATCTG tggcAAACTGTTGGAGGCTGACACACTTAGACCATATATGTGCCAGCAGGAATATCTGGGACTTCAAACTTCACAAAGGACTGGAGACACTG gttaattCTGCATTGGATTCCACACAGTCCGCCCATGAAGCCATAGGTTCTGTGGGCGGGACTGCATTGAAAAGGTCAGACTTCATGTCCTTAGGATTGGACCAAGAAGTCGAGGCAACA
- the LOC125780473 gene encoding uncharacterized protein LOC125780473 isoform X14: MAHITHFRCGETGDPDLKREGNLYKCQCCSFRTDREHSMKYHVKNHLTLAVQHAGYLICKCSLMCRENSHFHCLYCHKTIIKKIQFITHLQLCSKTSPCPVDDTTRGPSSAPTACTCTESTAPTSSSPTPPPPVIPLPLVPDSLPPTSPQPTDALPPQKPPRLCGQRQHTVMCIHCGIEINKRNLRVHLLRKHTDNKKDITAQHHLSCECVDATNGIFAVAKSFTGPNTPIHVIKKNWGMNQQTRCEMDLCRINSEFAQRSNLHPFECQHVKSLTYCPPAKIYSPTLEEDTLTEMVHDKWFGNDKKNLCLQRQREANNGRAPLSCQVTVGGPPSKRFISVFEPNISYYSRLGRVLVSFDTKRIEWHCPCAKSRQSCIHKCIAKWHLFQTEQMLFRRVRIVEDDIQEVFTEGTEDVEEQQLDEGPRYPPEDAQLSRMVHYIFKNKKLPAVLPADVANARNVFPKHLVPLETICTECTENTLLSEPQLITSKATILTMTDVIEGISTYCKCCYRCGMIYRYQEWSDGVHNYDDHILLSLHLCIFLRNSLQTHQAIGSAVEALEKTCGKRFPSHQRVLYAYLHFEALTDHSYTFACVTCGYHPVTVVMDLHKKGVFSMPVSNIEVPPQDFDGKVNAEEFWEGVSLEMISRGLVPSNRQNPFVVCPSYHYWAPWIGRHTRSTSMVLNTEYSKVHTARTPDEASDFNITEDRLTDEILKLKMEAVRSLCKQCGIDSKGSRMDLVMRLRQEMQTRGTYDKIFSKVWGASGGWAVVTCPCAIVYAVKFNLRAESPRDFSDILLSMTHFPNLTLYDFARGLATHTNLREPESMPFSPYEGRLLEPTDNNVRLASAGQIKVSLPWLTSKKVVPDENGHPLTGSSEHYALYDRFHEANTKDKKDALRKIELIPEVCGWVNSQCAEQLFAGMRKNNHFLNMMTPTSHIFLVRNILHHYNNARNTKTLEEMKKALHVGMEIEFNSRGQTVMGMYFFNTSYEKTIQ, encoded by the exons ATGGCG cACATCACACACTTCAGATGTGGAGAGACAGGGGATCCTGATCTAAAAAGAGAAGGAAACCTGTACAAGTGCCAGTGTTGTTCTTTCAGAACAGACAGAGAACACAGCATGAAATATCATGTGAAGAACCATTTGACCCTGGCAGTGCAGCATGCAG GATACCTTATCTGTAAATGCAGTCTGATGTGCAGAGAAAATTCACATTTCCATTGCTTGTACTGccacaaaacaataataaagaaGATTCAGTTCATCACCCATTTACAATTGTGCAGTAAAACATCCCCTTGTCCTGTTGATGACACCACAAGAGGACCTTCTTCCGCTCCCACTGCTTGTACTTGCACAGAATCTACTGCTCCTACATCTTCTTCTCCAACTCCTCCTCCACCTGTTATTCCTCTACCACTGGTTCCTGATTCTCTTCCTCCAACTTCTCCTCAGCCTACTGATGCTTtaccaccacagaaaccacccagACTCTGTGGACAGAGGCAGCACACTGTCATGTGTATTCATTGTGGAATAGAGATAAACAAACGTAACTTAAGGGTACATCTACTGAGGAAACATACTGACAATAAGAAGGATATAACCGCACAGCATCATCTTAGTTGTGAGTGTGTTGATGCTACGAATGGCATTTTTGCCGTAGCAAAGTCATTTACAGGCCCCAATACACCTATTCACGTCATTAAAAAGAATTGGGGTATGAATCAGCAAACAAGATGTGAAATGGATCTGTGTAGGATCAACTCAGAATTTGCACAAAGAAGTAACTTACATCCATTTGAGTGTCAGCATGTTAAGTCCCTCACCTATTGCCCACCTGCTAAAATTTATTCTCCTACTCTTGAAGAGGATACTTTGACGGAAATGGTTCATGATAAGTGGTTTGGGAATGATAAAAAGAATCTATGTCTGCAACGGCAAAGAGAGGCAAATAATGGACGAGCCCCTCTGTCATGCCAGGTTACAGTAGGTGGGCCTCCATCAAAAagatttatttctgtgtttgagCCGAACATTTCTTATTATAGCAGGTTAGGTAGAGTGCTTGTTTCCTTTGACACAAAGAGGATTGAATGGCACTGCCCATGTGCAAAGTCTAGGCAGTCTTGCATTCACAAATGCATTGCAAAGTGGCATCTGTTTCAGACGGAACAGATGCTTTTCAGACGTGTTCGGATAGTGGAAGATGATATCCAGGAAGTATTTACAGAAGGTACAGAGGATGTGGAAGAACAGCAACTGGATGAAGGGCCACGGTATCCACCGGAAGATGCACAACTCTCACGAATGGTGCACTATATCTTCAAAAACAAGAAGCTTCCTGCAGTTCTCCCTGCTGATGTAGCCAATGCAAGAAATGTTTTCCCAAAGCACTTGGTTCCATTGGAGACCATTTGCACAGAATGCACAGAAAACACTCTACTTAGTGAACCTCAGCTTATCACTTCAAAAGCAACAATCTTGACTATGACAGATGTCATTGAAG GGATTTCAACATACTGCAAGTGCTGCTACAGGTGTGGTATGATCTATCGCTACCAGGAATGGTCTGATGGAGTTCACAACTATGATGACCACATACTTCTGTCCTTGCATCTCTGTATCTTCCTTCGCAACAGTCTCCAA ACTCACCAGGCTATTGGAAGTGCTGTAGAAGCATTAGAGAAGACGTGTGGTAAAAGATTTCCATCACATCAAAGAGTGTTGTATGCGTATCTCCATTTTGAGGCCCTGACAGATCACTCGTACACTTTTGCATGTGTAACGTGTGGTTACCATCCTGTAACAGTTGTCATGGACCTTCATAAAAAGGGAGTCTTTAGTATGCCTG TGAGCAACATTGAGGTACCACCTCAGGATTTTGATGGGAAAGTCAATGCTGAAGAGTTTTGGGAAGGGGTATCATTGGAAATGATCAGTCGTGGCTTGGTGCCAA gcAATAGACAAAACCCATTTGTGGTTTGTCCAAGCTACCATTACTGGGCCCCATGGATTGGTCGCCACACAAGAAGCACCAGTATGGTCTTAAACACAGAGTACAGTAAAGTCCATACAGCCCGCACTCCAGATGAAGCATCTGACTTCAACATCACAGAGGACCGTCTCACAGACGAGATTCTTAAACTTAAG ATGGAAGCTGTGCGTAGTTTATGCAAGCAGTGTGGCATAGACTCCAAGGGCTCCAGAATGGACTTAGTTATGAGGTTGCGCCAAGAAATGCAAACCCGAGGAACATATGACAAAATCTTTTCTAAGGTCTGGGGAGCATCTG GTGGATGGGCTGTGGTTACCTGTCCCTGTGCTATTGTGTACGCCGTAAAATTTAACCTAAGGGCAGAGAGCCCAAGAGATTTTTCAGACATTCTATTATCAATGACTCATTTCCCCAATCTGACATTGTATGATTTTGCCAGAGGGCTGGCAACCCATACAAATCTGAGGGAGCCAGAGTCTATGCCTTTTAGCCCCTATGAGGGCAGGCTGCTTGAACCAACAGACAACAATGTCAGACTGGCTTCAGCAGGGCAGATTAAAGTGAGTTTGCCTTGGCTGACAAGTAAAAAGGTTGTACCTGATGAAAATGGTCACCCCCTGACAGGGTCATCAGAGCATTATGCTCTATATGACCGCTTCCATGAGGCAAACACAAAAGACAAAAAGGATGCTTTGCGCAAAATAGAACTTATTCCAGAGGTATGTGGCTGGGTCAATAGCCAGTGTGCTGAGCAGCTTTTTGCTGGCATGAGGAAGAACAATCACTTCCTTAACATGATGACTCCCACATCACATATATTTTTAGTGCGAAATATTTTGCACCACTACAACAATGCACGCAACACAAAGACTCTTGAAGAGATGAAGAAAGCATTACATGTTGGAATGGAAATAGAGTTCAATTCAAGGGGACAGACAGTAATGGGTATGTACTTTTTTAATACATCATATGAAAAaactatacaataa
- the LOC125780473 gene encoding uncharacterized protein LOC125780473 isoform X8 yields MAHITHFRCGETGDPDLKREGNLYKCQCCSFRTDREHSMKYHVKNHLTLAVQHAGYLICKCSLMCRENSHFHCLYCHKTIIKKIQFITHLQLCSKTSPCPVDDTTRGPSSAPTACTCTESTAPTSSSPTPPPPVIPLPLVPDSLPPTSPQPTDALPPQKPPRLCGQRQHTVMCIHCGIEINKRNLRVHLLRKHTDNKKDITAQHHLSCECVDATNGIFAVAKSFTGPNTPIHVIKKNWGMNQQTRCEMDLCRINSEFAQRSNLHPFECQHVKSLTYCPPAKIYSPTLEEDTLTEMVHDKWFGNDKKNLCLQRQREANNGRAPLSCQVTVGGPPSKRFISVFEPNISYYSRLGRVLVSFDTKRIEWHCPCAKSRQSCIHKCIAKWHLFQTEQMLFRRVRIVEDDIQEVFTEGTEDVEEQQLDEGPRYPPEDAQLSRMVHYIFKNKKLPAVLPADVANARNVFPKHLVPLETICTECTENTLLSEPQLITSKATILTMTDVIEGISTYCKCCYRCGMIYRYQEWSDGVHNYDDHILLSLHLCIFLRNSLQTHQAIGSAVEALEKTCGKRFPSHQRVLYAYLHFEALTDHSYTFACVTCGYHPVTVVMDLHKKGVFSMPVSNIEVPPQDFDGKVNAEEFWEGVSLEMISRGLVPSNRQNPFVVCPSYHYWAPWIGRHTRSTSMVLNTEYSKVHTARTPDEASDFNITEDRLTDEILKLKMEAVRSLCKQCGIDSKGSRMDLVMRLRQEMQTRGTYDKIFSKVWGASGGWAVVTCPCAIVYAVKFNLRAESPRDFSDILLSMTHFPNLTLYDFARGLATHTNLREPESMPFSPYEGRLLEPTDNNVRLASAGQIKVSLPWLTSKKVVPDENGHPLTGSSEHYALYDRFHEANTKDKKDALRKIELIPEVCGWVNSQCAEQLFAGMRKNNHFLNMMTPTSHIFLVRNILHHYNNARNTKTLEEMKKALHVGMEIEFNSRGQTVMAAASAPGVSTASAAAPGVSRAAAAAPGVSTAAAAAAPGVSRASATPGVSRAAAAAPGVSRASAAPGVSRASATPGVSRAAAAAPGVSRASAAPGVSTAAAAAAPGVSRASATPGVSRAAAAAPGVSRASAAPGVSRASAAAPGMSAAAAAAAAPGVSRASATPGVSRAAATAPGVSRASAAPGVSRASAAAPGMSTAAAAAAAPGVSAAAAAAAAAAPGVSRASATPGVSRAAAAAPGVSRASANPGVSTTSAGAPGVSAEAISAPGLSVAEAAPVVSIVPQIAPKSVANCWRLTHLDHICASRNIWDFKLHKGLETLVNSALDSTQSAHEAIGSVGGTALKRSDFMSLGLDQEVEATIANCCFSICKIAAQQGKDVHAVDAYVVALNADPLLSLPSDAASKDCILFPVWKPGHWLLCHACYKACSRILDNC; encoded by the exons ATGGCG cACATCACACACTTCAGATGTGGAGAGACAGGGGATCCTGATCTAAAAAGAGAAGGAAACCTGTACAAGTGCCAGTGTTGTTCTTTCAGAACAGACAGAGAACACAGCATGAAATATCATGTGAAGAACCATTTGACCCTGGCAGTGCAGCATGCAG GATACCTTATCTGTAAATGCAGTCTGATGTGCAGAGAAAATTCACATTTCCATTGCTTGTACTGccacaaaacaataataaagaaGATTCAGTTCATCACCCATTTACAATTGTGCAGTAAAACATCCCCTTGTCCTGTTGATGACACCACAAGAGGACCTTCTTCCGCTCCCACTGCTTGTACTTGCACAGAATCTACTGCTCCTACATCTTCTTCTCCAACTCCTCCTCCACCTGTTATTCCTCTACCACTGGTTCCTGATTCTCTTCCTCCAACTTCTCCTCAGCCTACTGATGCTTtaccaccacagaaaccacccagACTCTGTGGACAGAGGCAGCACACTGTCATGTGTATTCATTGTGGAATAGAGATAAACAAACGTAACTTAAGGGTACATCTACTGAGGAAACATACTGACAATAAGAAGGATATAACCGCACAGCATCATCTTAGTTGTGAGTGTGTTGATGCTACGAATGGCATTTTTGCCGTAGCAAAGTCATTTACAGGCCCCAATACACCTATTCACGTCATTAAAAAGAATTGGGGTATGAATCAGCAAACAAGATGTGAAATGGATCTGTGTAGGATCAACTCAGAATTTGCACAAAGAAGTAACTTACATCCATTTGAGTGTCAGCATGTTAAGTCCCTCACCTATTGCCCACCTGCTAAAATTTATTCTCCTACTCTTGAAGAGGATACTTTGACGGAAATGGTTCATGATAAGTGGTTTGGGAATGATAAAAAGAATCTATGTCTGCAACGGCAAAGAGAGGCAAATAATGGACGAGCCCCTCTGTCATGCCAGGTTACAGTAGGTGGGCCTCCATCAAAAagatttatttctgtgtttgagCCGAACATTTCTTATTATAGCAGGTTAGGTAGAGTGCTTGTTTCCTTTGACACAAAGAGGATTGAATGGCACTGCCCATGTGCAAAGTCTAGGCAGTCTTGCATTCACAAATGCATTGCAAAGTGGCATCTGTTTCAGACGGAACAGATGCTTTTCAGACGTGTTCGGATAGTGGAAGATGATATCCAGGAAGTATTTACAGAAGGTACAGAGGATGTGGAAGAACAGCAACTGGATGAAGGGCCACGGTATCCACCGGAAGATGCACAACTCTCACGAATGGTGCACTATATCTTCAAAAACAAGAAGCTTCCTGCAGTTCTCCCTGCTGATGTAGCCAATGCAAGAAATGTTTTCCCAAAGCACTTGGTTCCATTGGAGACCATTTGCACAGAATGCACAGAAAACACTCTACTTAGTGAACCTCAGCTTATCACTTCAAAAGCAACAATCTTGACTATGACAGATGTCATTGAAG GGATTTCAACATACTGCAAGTGCTGCTACAGGTGTGGTATGATCTATCGCTACCAGGAATGGTCTGATGGAGTTCACAACTATGATGACCACATACTTCTGTCCTTGCATCTCTGTATCTTCCTTCGCAACAGTCTCCAA ACTCACCAGGCTATTGGAAGTGCTGTAGAAGCATTAGAGAAGACGTGTGGTAAAAGATTTCCATCACATCAAAGAGTGTTGTATGCGTATCTCCATTTTGAGGCCCTGACAGATCACTCGTACACTTTTGCATGTGTAACGTGTGGTTACCATCCTGTAACAGTTGTCATGGACCTTCATAAAAAGGGAGTCTTTAGTATGCCTG TGAGCAACATTGAGGTACCACCTCAGGATTTTGATGGGAAAGTCAATGCTGAAGAGTTTTGGGAAGGGGTATCATTGGAAATGATCAGTCGTGGCTTGGTGCCAA gcAATAGACAAAACCCATTTGTGGTTTGTCCAAGCTACCATTACTGGGCCCCATGGATTGGTCGCCACACAAGAAGCACCAGTATGGTCTTAAACACAGAGTACAGTAAAGTCCATACAGCCCGCACTCCAGATGAAGCATCTGACTTCAACATCACAGAGGACCGTCTCACAGACGAGATTCTTAAACTTAAG ATGGAAGCTGTGCGTAGTTTATGCAAGCAGTGTGGCATAGACTCCAAGGGCTCCAGAATGGACTTAGTTATGAGGTTGCGCCAAGAAATGCAAACCCGAGGAACATATGACAAAATCTTTTCTAAGGTCTGGGGAGCATCTG GTGGATGGGCTGTGGTTACCTGTCCCTGTGCTATTGTGTACGCCGTAAAATTTAACCTAAGGGCAGAGAGCCCAAGAGATTTTTCAGACATTCTATTATCAATGACTCATTTCCCCAATCTGACATTGTATGATTTTGCCAGAGGGCTGGCAACCCATACAAATCTGAGGGAGCCAGAGTCTATGCCTTTTAGCCCCTATGAGGGCAGGCTGCTTGAACCAACAGACAACAATGTCAGACTGGCTTCAGCAGGGCAGATTAAAGTGAGTTTGCCTTGGCTGACAAGTAAAAAGGTTGTACCTGATGAAAATGGTCACCCCCTGACAGGGTCATCAGAGCATTATGCTCTATATGACCGCTTCCATGAGGCAAACACAAAAGACAAAAAGGATGCTTTGCGCAAAATAGAACTTATTCCAGAGGTATGTGGCTGGGTCAATAGCCAGTGTGCTGAGCAGCTTTTTGCTGGCATGAGGAAGAACAATCACTTCCTTAACATGATGACTCCCACATCACATATATTTTTAGTGCGAAATATTTTGCACCACTACAACAATGCACGCAACACAAAGACTCTTGAAGAGATGAAGAAAGCATTACATGTTGGAATGGAAATAGAGTTCAATTCAAGGGGACAGACAGTAATGG CAGCAGCATCGGCACCTGGAGTGTCCACAGCATCAGCAGCGGCCCCTGGAGtgtccagagcagcagcagcggcccctggagtgtccacagcagcagcagcagcggcccctggtgtgtccagagcatcagccacccctggagtgtccagagcagcagcagcagcccctggtgtgtccagagcatcagcagcccctggtgtgtccagagcatcagccacccctggagtgtccagagcagcagcagcggcccctGGTGTGTCCAGAGCATCAGCGGCCCCTGGAGTGTccacagcagcagcggcagcggcccctggtgtgtccagagcatcagccacccctggagtgtccagagcagcagcagcggcccctGGTGTGTCCAGAGCATCAGCGGCCCCTGGAGTGTCCAGAGCATCAGCAGCGGCCCCTGGAAtgtccgcagcagcagcagcagcggcggcccCTGGTGTGTCCAGAGCATCAGCCACACCTGGAGTGTCCAGAGCAGCAGCAACGGCCCCTGGTGTGTCCAGAGCATCAGCGGCCCCTGGAGTGTCCAGAGCATCAGCAGCGGCCCCTGGAAtgtccacagcagcagcagcggcggcggcccctggtgtgtccgcagcagcagcagcagcagcagcggcggcccctggtgtgtccagagcatcagccacccctggagtgtccagagcagcagcagcggcccctGGTGTGTCCAGAGCATCAGCGAACCCTGGAGTGTCCACAACATCAGCAGGGGCCCCTGGTGTGTCCGCAGAAGCAATATCGGCCCCTGGTTTGTCCGTAGCAGAAGCAGCACCTGTTGTATCCATAGTACCTCAAATAGCACCAAAATCTG tggcAAACTGTTGGAGGCTGACACACTTAGACCATATATGTGCCAGCAGGAATATCTGGGACTTCAAACTTCACAAAGGACTGGAGACACTG gttaattCTGCATTGGATTCCACACAGTCCGCCCATGAAGCCATAGGTTCTGTGGGCGGGACTGCATTGAAAAGGTCAGACTTCATGTCCTTAGGATTGGACCAAGAAGTCGAGGCAACA